A genome region from Dickeya dadantii NCPPB 898 includes the following:
- the argG gene encoding argininosuccinate synthase, whose translation MTTILKHLPVGQRIGIAFSGGLDTSAALLWMRQKGAVPYAYTANLGQPDEDDYDAIPRRAKEYGAENARLIDCRKQLVAEGIAAIQCGAFHNTTGGMTYFNTTPLGRAVTGTMLVAAMKEDGVNIWGDGSTYKGNDIERFYRYGLLTNAELKIYKPWLDTDFIDELGGRQEMSEFMTTSGFDYKMSAEKAYSTDSNMLGATHEAKDLEFLNSSVKIVNPIMGVKFWDENVRIPAEEVTVRFERGHPVALNGQTFSDDVELLLEANRIGGRHGLGMSDQIENRIIEAKSRGIYEAPGMALLHIAYERLVTGIHNEDTIEQYHAHGRQLGRLLYQGRWFDPQALMLRDALQRWVASEITGEVTLELRRGNDYSILNTVSDNLTYKPERLTMEKGESVFSPDDRIGQLTMRNLDITDTREKLFNYVESGLIFSGNAGLPQVANPSLQDKSAK comes from the coding sequence ATGACGACGATTTTGAAACATCTTCCGGTGGGCCAGCGGATTGGGATTGCTTTCTCCGGTGGTCTGGATACCAGCGCCGCCTTGTTGTGGATGCGTCAGAAAGGCGCGGTGCCTTATGCCTATACCGCGAATCTGGGTCAGCCGGATGAAGACGACTACGACGCCATTCCGCGTCGCGCCAAAGAGTACGGCGCTGAGAATGCCCGTCTGATCGACTGCCGTAAACAGCTGGTGGCGGAAGGCATCGCCGCGATTCAGTGCGGTGCGTTCCATAACACCACCGGCGGTATGACTTACTTCAACACCACGCCGCTGGGCCGTGCGGTGACCGGCACCATGCTGGTGGCGGCGATGAAAGAAGACGGCGTTAATATCTGGGGCGACGGCAGCACCTACAAAGGCAACGACATCGAGCGTTTCTATCGTTACGGCCTGCTGACTAACGCCGAGCTGAAAATCTACAAACCCTGGCTGGATACCGATTTCATCGACGAACTGGGCGGCCGTCAGGAGATGTCCGAGTTTATGACGACGTCGGGCTTCGACTACAAAATGTCGGCGGAAAAAGCTTACTCTACCGACTCCAACATGCTGGGCGCGACCCACGAAGCGAAGGATCTGGAGTTCCTGAATTCCAGCGTGAAAATCGTCAATCCGATCATGGGCGTTAAGTTCTGGGACGAAAACGTGCGTATTCCGGCGGAAGAAGTGACCGTGCGTTTCGAGCGCGGCCATCCGGTGGCGCTGAACGGTCAGACGTTCTCCGATGACGTGGAACTGCTGCTGGAAGCCAACCGCATCGGTGGTCGTCACGGCCTCGGCATGAGCGACCAGATCGAAAACCGTATCATTGAAGCGAAAAGCCGCGGTATCTATGAAGCTCCGGGGATGGCGCTGCTGCACATCGCCTACGAACGTCTGGTTACCGGCATTCATAACGAAGATACCATCGAGCAGTACCACGCCCACGGCCGTCAGTTGGGACGTCTGCTGTATCAGGGCCGTTGGTTTGACCCGCAGGCGCTGATGCTGCGTGATGCGCTGCAACGTTGGGTCGCTAGCGAAATCACCGGTGAAGTGACGCTTGAGCTGCGTCGCGGCAACGACTATTCGATCCTGAACACCGTGTCGGACAACCTGACCTACAAACCGGAACGTCTGACGATGGAAAAAGGCGAATCCGTGTTCTCGCCTGATGACCGTATCGGTCAACTGACGATGCGTAATCTGGATATCACCGACACCCGTGAGAAGCTGTTCAACTACGTGGAAAGCGGCCTGATTTTTTCCGGCAATGCGGGCCTGCCGCAGGTTGCCAATCCGTCGCTGCAGGACAAATCCGCGAAATAA
- a CDS encoding carboxylate/amino acid/amine transporter, with product MKLKDFAFYAPCVWGTTYFVTTQFLPADKPLLAALIRALPAGIILILGKNLPPVGWLWRLFVLGALNIGVFFVMLFFAAYRLPGGVVALVGSLQPLIVILLSFLLLTQPVLKKQMVAAVAGGIGIVLLISLPKAPLNPAGLVASALATMSMASGLVLTKKWGRPAGMTMLTFTGWQLFCGGLVILPVQMLTEPLPDLVTLTNLAGYLYLAIPGSLLAYFMWFSGLEANSPVIMSLLGFLSPLVALLLGFLFLQQGLSGAQLVGVVFIFSALIIVQDISLFSRRKKVKPLEQSDCVIK from the coding sequence GTGAAATTAAAAGATTTCGCTTTTTACGCTCCCTGTGTTTGGGGAACGACCTACTTTGTCACCACTCAGTTTCTTCCTGCCGATAAGCCGCTGCTGGCGGCCCTGATCCGGGCGCTACCGGCTGGTATTATTCTCATTCTCGGTAAAAACCTGCCGCCGGTCGGCTGGCTGTGGCGCCTGTTTGTGCTGGGCGCGCTTAATATCGGCGTGTTTTTTGTGATGCTGTTTTTTGCCGCCTATCGCCTGCCTGGTGGCGTGGTGGCGCTGGTGGGGTCGCTTCAGCCGCTGATCGTGATCCTGCTGTCTTTCCTGTTGCTGACGCAGCCGGTGCTGAAAAAGCAGATGGTGGCGGCCGTAGCCGGCGGCATCGGTATTGTGCTGCTGATTTCGCTGCCGAAAGCGCCGCTGAACCCCGCCGGGCTGGTGGCGTCGGCGCTGGCGACGATGAGTATGGCGTCCGGTCTGGTGCTGACCAAAAAATGGGGCCGACCGGCCGGAATGACGATGCTGACGTTTACCGGCTGGCAGCTGTTTTGCGGTGGGCTGGTGATTCTGCCTGTACAGATGCTGACGGAACCATTGCCGGACCTGGTGACCCTGACCAACCTTGCCGGCTATTTGTATCTGGCGATTCCCGGTTCTTTGCTGGCCTATTTCATGTGGTTTTCTGGTCTTGAAGCTAATTCGCCCGTGATTATGTCGCTGCTGGGTTTTCTCAGCCCGCTGGTCGCGCTGCTGCTGGGATTTTTATTTTTGCAGCAAGGGCTTTCCGGCGCGCAATTGGTCGGAGTGGTATTCATTTTCTCGGCACTTATTATTGTGCAGGATATTTCGTTATTTAGCAGAAGAAAAAAAGTGAAGCCGCTGGAACAATCTGACTGTGTGATAAAATAA
- a CDS encoding metal/formaldehyde-sensitive transcriptional repressor: MPHTINEKKKLLTRVRRIKGQTEALEKALDGGGRSCLEILQQIAAIRGAVNGLMGEVLEGHIRDHLMNEEADPAERATDLEAIVTVIRSYMK, encoded by the coding sequence ATGCCGCATACCATTAATGAAAAAAAGAAACTGCTGACGCGCGTCAGACGCATCAAAGGTCAGACGGAAGCGCTGGAAAAAGCGTTGGACGGAGGGGGACGCTCATGCCTGGAAATTCTGCAGCAGATCGCCGCCATTCGGGGAGCGGTGAACGGGTTGATGGGGGAGGTGCTGGAAGGCCACATCCGCGACCATCTGATGAATGAAGAAGCGGACCCGGCGGAACGCGCCACCGATCTGGAAGCGATCGTGACGGTGATTCGTTCCTATATGAAGTAG
- a CDS encoding amino acid adenylation domain-containing protein, with product MDNISNHAFNYPVLVLNKGLLPEHDDIALARYLFSALALAVSRITQNEEMIVGFHLHPQEITRWKDDECIRQDILPLNIRFNSATPIAGFIREIMTWMTPDAIHQKNAMGASVLTLGPQHALHDIFDLEISWQPPVESEPVQALTCHVASREDALVLTLRFNPARFSATQMQKLPEVWRQITASAAKNGAETLRDIGLIDDAERQRVLHAFNQTEQAWDGETTVAARLKNRAQRHPEQTAVVFRDETLSYRQLYQQAGALAHYLNALETERERCVGLFVEPSLALMTGVWGILLSGNVYLPLSPGYPEDRLAYMLENSQTRIIVTQPHLRERLLALAPPGIQVVTSDDVDAFMRQHAHSLPDAPQNDIAPHHLAYVIYTSGSTGKPKGVMIEHHSVLNQMNWLAQTVGLNAETVILQKTPMSFDAAQWEILSPACGCRVVMGEPGVYRNPEQLVDMLAEYRVTTLQCVPTLLQALLDTERLTHCPALRQIFSGGEALQKHLAQACLETLPDCELINLYGPTECTINSSAFRVDPVSVRQGPDTLSIGAPVANTRYYILDNCLTPVAVGQIGELYIGGDGVARGYLNRDDLTAERFIVDPFAPAGSGRRLYQTGDIASWNPDGTVQYAGRADNQVKLRGYRVELDEIRSAIETHEWVKAAAVIVRNDPFTGYQNLISFIELNAREAALMDQGNHGSHHQSKADKAQVMLQLANKGCREFPAASQPYTLDLPGKQPDEKQRLTAFSRKTYRFYDGGAVSRDDILSLLHEPLLTAISRRPDALTLDELGHWLRYLGQFTSAERLLPKYTYASPGALYATQVFLELNGVAGLTAGHYYYQPVHHQLVRVSEQAAVTPGSLRLHFVGKKSAIEPIYKNNIREVLQMEMGHIIGMLDIILPDYGLGVALCDAAALDPTPLAINPDDDYLGACDVLSGPRLPADDDLDIYVQTAGTNIADLPVGTYRYVRGDLQHIADDVIDKKHVIAINQAVYERSSFGISVASRTEGWAGYVHVGRKLQRLQMNPLNIGLMSSGYSSETGNDLPAARRFWQILGHRTGPYYFFIGGRISDEQKYSEGMREDAVHMKGPAEMIRDDLAAFMPDYMMPNKVLILDEMPLTANGKIDMKALANINVELKHKTIVAPRNPLEHQVMAIWQAKLKREEMSVDDNFFESGGNSLIAVSLINELNATLNASLPLQVLFQAPTVEKLAAWLSRARQEPVSRLVQLQPKGRQAPIYCWPGLGGYCMNLRLLARQLGAERPFFGIQAHGINPDETPYATIGEMAARDIELIRQHQPHGPYTLWGYSFGARVAFETAWQLELAGEVVENLYLLAPGSPKLRDERVAAMNRKADFDNPGYLTILFSVFIGSITDPELERCLETVRDEGSFVAFITGLNPALDDGLVRRITRIVAQTFEFTYTFSELQQRQLNAPVTIIKAQGDDYSFIENHGGFSAQPPTVLELMADHYSMLKAPGIDELTSVIQYQQSPPSLVG from the coding sequence ATGGATAACATCTCGAATCACGCATTTAATTACCCGGTATTGGTTTTGAATAAAGGATTATTACCCGAACATGACGACATCGCTCTGGCTCGTTATCTTTTTTCTGCCCTGGCGCTGGCGGTATCACGTATTACTCAAAATGAAGAAATGATTGTCGGTTTTCATTTACATCCGCAGGAAATAACTCGCTGGAAAGATGATGAATGTATTCGTCAAGATATTCTCCCGCTGAATATTCGGTTCAATAGCGCAACGCCTATTGCCGGTTTTATTCGCGAAATAATGACCTGGATGACGCCGGATGCCATTCATCAGAAAAATGCTATGGGCGCCAGCGTGCTGACGCTGGGTCCGCAACATGCGCTTCACGATATCTTTGACCTGGAAATATCCTGGCAGCCGCCGGTAGAAAGCGAACCGGTTCAGGCGCTGACATGCCATGTTGCCAGTCGCGAAGACGCGCTTGTGCTGACGCTGCGGTTTAACCCGGCCCGTTTCAGTGCGACGCAGATGCAAAAACTGCCGGAGGTATGGCGCCAGATAACGGCGTCAGCCGCAAAAAACGGCGCAGAAACGCTGCGCGATATCGGGTTGATTGACGATGCAGAGCGCCAACGCGTGCTGCACGCCTTTAACCAGACCGAACAGGCGTGGGACGGAGAAACGACCGTCGCCGCAAGGCTGAAGAACCGGGCGCAACGCCATCCGGAACAGACCGCGGTGGTGTTTCGCGATGAGACGCTAAGTTATCGGCAGCTCTACCAGCAGGCGGGCGCGCTGGCGCACTACCTGAATGCGCTGGAGACGGAGCGCGAGCGTTGCGTGGGGTTATTTGTCGAGCCGTCGCTGGCGCTAATGACCGGCGTCTGGGGGATCCTGCTGTCCGGCAACGTCTATCTGCCGTTGTCGCCGGGATACCCGGAAGATCGGCTGGCTTATATGCTGGAGAACAGCCAAACCCGTATCATCGTTACCCAGCCCCATTTGCGCGAGCGGCTGCTGGCGCTGGCTCCGCCGGGAATTCAGGTGGTGACGTCGGACGATGTCGATGCGTTTATGCGGCAGCACGCTCACTCCCTGCCCGACGCGCCGCAGAACGATATCGCACCGCATCATCTGGCCTATGTGATTTATACCTCCGGCAGCACCGGCAAGCCGAAAGGCGTGATGATTGAACATCATAGCGTGCTGAATCAGATGAACTGGCTGGCGCAAACCGTTGGGCTGAATGCTGAGACGGTGATTCTGCAGAAAACGCCGATGAGCTTTGACGCGGCACAGTGGGAAATTCTGTCGCCAGCCTGCGGTTGCCGGGTGGTGATGGGCGAACCGGGCGTGTACCGGAATCCGGAACAACTGGTGGACATGCTGGCGGAGTATCGGGTGACCACGCTGCAGTGCGTGCCGACGCTGTTGCAGGCGCTGCTGGACACCGAACGTCTAACGCATTGCCCGGCGCTGAGGCAGATTTTCAGCGGCGGCGAAGCGCTGCAAAAGCACCTGGCGCAGGCGTGTCTGGAGACGCTGCCCGATTGCGAACTCATTAATTTGTACGGCCCGACCGAATGCACCATCAACAGTTCCGCTTTCCGGGTTGACCCAGTCAGCGTGCGGCAGGGGCCGGATACGCTGTCCATCGGCGCGCCGGTGGCGAATACCCGTTATTACATACTGGATAACTGCCTGACGCCGGTCGCCGTCGGGCAAATCGGGGAGCTGTATATCGGCGGCGACGGGGTGGCGAGAGGCTATCTGAATCGTGATGACCTGACCGCCGAGCGTTTCATCGTCGATCCGTTCGCGCCGGCCGGCTCCGGGCGGCGTTTGTACCAGACCGGCGATATCGCCAGCTGGAATCCCGATGGCACGGTCCAGTACGCCGGCCGTGCCGACAATCAGGTCAAGCTGCGCGGTTATCGCGTCGAGCTGGATGAGATCCGCTCGGCGATAGAAACCCATGAGTGGGTGAAAGCGGCGGCGGTGATCGTCAGGAACGATCCGTTTACCGGCTATCAGAACCTGATTTCGTTTATTGAACTGAATGCCCGCGAAGCGGCGCTGATGGATCAGGGCAATCACGGTTCACACCATCAGTCCAAAGCCGATAAGGCACAGGTGATGTTGCAGCTGGCGAATAAAGGCTGCCGGGAGTTTCCGGCCGCCAGCCAGCCGTATACCCTCGATTTGCCGGGCAAGCAGCCGGATGAGAAACAGCGCCTCACCGCGTTTTCCCGCAAGACCTATCGGTTTTACGACGGCGGCGCCGTGAGCCGTGACGATATTCTGTCGCTGCTGCATGAGCCGCTGCTGACGGCCATTTCGCGCCGGCCGGATGCTCTGACGCTGGATGAACTGGGGCACTGGCTGCGTTATCTGGGCCAGTTCACCAGCGCGGAGCGGCTGCTGCCCAAATATACCTACGCTTCGCCGGGCGCGCTGTATGCCACCCAGGTTTTTCTGGAACTGAACGGCGTGGCCGGGCTGACCGCCGGGCATTACTATTATCAGCCGGTGCATCACCAACTGGTGCGGGTCAGCGAGCAGGCAGCGGTGACGCCGGGCAGCCTGCGGCTACACTTTGTCGGCAAGAAGAGCGCGATTGAACCCATCTACAAAAATAACATTCGGGAAGTGTTGCAAATGGAGATGGGGCACATCATCGGCATGCTGGATATCATCCTGCCGGATTATGGCCTGGGCGTGGCGCTGTGCGACGCCGCGGCGCTGGATCCGACGCCGCTGGCCATTAACCCGGACGATGACTATCTGGGTGCCTGCGATGTGCTGTCCGGGCCGCGTTTGCCGGCGGATGACGATCTGGATATTTACGTGCAGACCGCCGGTACGAACATCGCCGACCTGCCGGTTGGAACGTACCGCTACGTTCGCGGCGACCTGCAGCACATTGCCGATGACGTCATTGATAAGAAACATGTTATCGCCATCAATCAGGCGGTGTATGAGCGCTCGTCGTTCGGCATCAGCGTCGCCAGTCGGACCGAAGGCTGGGCCGGGTACGTGCATGTGGGGCGTAAACTGCAGCGCTTGCAGATGAACCCCCTGAATATCGGGCTGATGTCTTCCGGTTACAGCTCGGAAACCGGCAACGATCTACCCGCCGCCCGCCGCTTCTGGCAGATTCTCGGTCATCGTACCGGGCCATATTATTTCTTTATTGGCGGGCGCATCAGCGACGAGCAGAAATACAGCGAGGGCATGAGGGAAGACGCCGTGCACATGAAAGGGCCGGCGGAGATGATTCGTGACGACCTGGCGGCGTTCATGCCGGATTACATGATGCCGAACAAAGTGCTGATTCTTGATGAGATGCCGCTAACGGCAAACGGCAAAATCGACATGAAAGCGCTGGCGAATATTAATGTCGAACTGAAGCACAAAACGATCGTCGCGCCCCGTAACCCATTGGAACATCAGGTCATGGCTATCTGGCAGGCGAAACTGAAACGCGAGGAGATGTCGGTGGATGACAATTTCTTCGAATCGGGCGGTAACTCGCTGATCGCCGTCAGCCTGATCAATGAGCTGAATGCGACGCTGAACGCCAGCCTGCCGCTGCAGGTGCTGTTTCAGGCGCCCACCGTTGAAAAACTGGCGGCGTGGCTGAGCCGCGCGCGTCAGGAACCGGTGTCCCGTCTGGTTCAGTTGCAGCCCAAAGGGCGTCAGGCGCCAATCTACTGCTGGCCGGGTCTGGGCGGTTACTGCATGAACCTGCGGCTGCTGGCGCGCCAACTGGGCGCGGAGCGACCATTCTTTGGCATTCAGGCGCACGGCATCAATCCGGACGAGACGCCTTACGCCACCATCGGCGAGATGGCGGCCAGAGATATTGAGCTAATTCGCCAGCACCAGCCGCACGGGCCTTATACGCTGTGGGGCTACTCTTTCGGCGCGCGCGTCGCGTTCGAAACCGCCTGGCAACTGGAGCTGGCGGGCGAGGTGGTGGAAAACTTGTACCTGTTGGCGCCCGGTTCGCCGAAACTGCGCGATGAGCGGGTGGCCGCCATGAACCGTAAGGCGGATTTTGATAACCCCGGTTATTTGACCATCCTGTTCTCGGTATTTATCGGCAGTATTACCGACCCGGAACTGGAGCGCTGTCTGGAAACGGTACGCGACGAGGGGAGCTTTGTGGCCTTTATCACCGGGCTCAACCCGGCGCTGGATGACGGGCTGGTACGGCGGATCACCCGCATTGTGGCGCAAACCTTCGAGTTCACCTATACCTTCAGCGAGCTACAGCAGCGGCAACTGAATGCGCCGGTAACCATCATCAAGGCGCAGGGCGATGATTACTCGTTTATTGAGAATCACGGCGGGTTTTCCGCCCAGCCGCCCACGGTGCTGGAGCTGATGGCGGATCACTACAGCATGCTGAAAGCGCCAGGGATCGACGAACTGACTAGCGTCATCCAGTATCAACAATCACCTCCCAGCCTGGTGGGATGA
- a CDS encoding DJ-1/PfpI family protein, which yields MAKNVAILLAPGFEEAEAIMVIDVLHRTKLDVTLLSCHDRLELHSYHNIRMFADALLERNMDRLFDAVVIPGGPQGTVNLAANPLVTEFIRRHDEAGKLICPLCSAAARVLGGNQLLKGRRYVCSGDLWKDVTDGVYVDQKVVEDGNLISGKGLGVAFDFAFTLASRLSEDRDDVNFQVEHIYYDYWRVPA from the coding sequence ATGGCCAAGAACGTCGCCATTCTTTTAGCTCCCGGATTCGAAGAAGCGGAAGCAATTATGGTGATCGATGTGCTGCATCGCACAAAACTGGACGTCACCCTGCTTTCCTGTCACGACCGGCTGGAGCTGCACAGTTACCACAATATCCGCATGTTCGCGGATGCCCTGCTGGAAAGAAATATGGACCGGCTGTTCGATGCCGTGGTGATTCCGGGCGGTCCGCAGGGCACGGTAAACCTGGCCGCCAATCCGCTGGTGACGGAGTTTATTCGCCGCCATGACGAAGCCGGCAAGCTGATTTGCCCGCTGTGCTCGGCGGCTGCCAGGGTGCTGGGCGGCAACCAGTTGCTGAAAGGACGCCGCTACGTCTGCTCCGGCGATCTGTGGAAAGACGTGACCGACGGCGTGTATGTCGACCAGAAAGTGGTGGAAGACGGCAATCTGATCAGCGGCAAAGGACTTGGCGTCGCGTTTGATTTCGCGTTCACGCTTGCCAGCCGACTGAGCGAAGATCGCGATGATGTGAACTTCCAGGTCGAGCATATCTATTACGACTACTGGCGCGTGCCCGCCTGA
- a CDS encoding pseudouridine-5'-phosphate glycosidase has protein sequence MSKTDFSHDLLRFSDEVKEALHSGKPVVALESTVIAHGLPYPENVATARKIEAAVRAEGAIPATIGIENGRFLIGMSDADLERFGSTRGIPKASSRDIPVILAQGGMGATTVASSLVAADLAGIPFFASAGIGGVHRGAERSMDISADLIQFTRSRVAVVCAGAKSILDLGLTLEYLETQCVPIISYQSDDFPAFYCRSSGFHSPHRLDDATVIARSIDMHWKLGNQSSVLITHPIREEDAIDTDEVESIIREAALQAEHEGIRGPGATPYLMRAIAKATEGKTVKANMSVLISTAALAGKLACAHIDYLRQQNQA, from the coding sequence ATGTCTAAAACGGATTTTTCGCATGATTTACTGCGGTTTAGTGATGAGGTAAAGGAGGCGCTGCATTCCGGTAAACCGGTGGTGGCGCTGGAGTCGACCGTGATCGCCCACGGCCTGCCTTATCCTGAGAATGTGGCTACGGCCAGAAAGATTGAGGCCGCGGTGCGTGCCGAAGGGGCGATTCCTGCGACGATCGGCATCGAAAACGGCCGGTTTCTGATTGGCATGTCGGACGCCGATCTTGAACGGTTTGGTTCGACCAGGGGCATTCCAAAAGCCAGCAGCCGTGATATTCCGGTGATTCTGGCGCAAGGCGGCATGGGCGCGACCACCGTGGCGTCGTCGCTGGTGGCGGCGGATCTGGCCGGCATTCCTTTCTTTGCGTCGGCGGGCATCGGCGGCGTACATCGCGGCGCCGAGCGGTCGATGGATATTTCCGCCGACCTGATCCAGTTCACCCGCTCCCGGGTCGCGGTGGTGTGCGCCGGCGCCAAGAGTATTCTCGATCTTGGCTTGACGCTTGAATATCTGGAAACCCAGTGCGTCCCCATCATTTCCTATCAATCTGACGATTTCCCCGCTTTTTATTGTCGTTCCAGCGGTTTTCACAGCCCCCATCGGCTGGACGACGCCACGGTCATTGCCCGTTCCATCGACATGCACTGGAAGCTGGGTAACCAGAGTTCGGTGTTGATTACCCATCCTATTCGCGAAGAGGACGCCATCGACACAGATGAGGTGGAGTCGATTATCCGTGAAGCCGCCCTTCAGGCGGAGCATGAAGGTATTCGTGGGCCGGGCGCCACGCCTTATCTGATGCGTGCCATCGCTAAAGCCACGGAAGGAAAGACGGTCAAAGCCAACATGTCGGTGCTGATCAGTACGGCCGCGCTGGCCGGCAAACTGGCCTGCGCTCATATCGACTATCTGCGGCAGCAAAACCAGGCATAA
- a CDS encoding nickel/cobalt efflux protein RcnA, with protein MTDFSLLLQQGVANAWLFIPSAVLLGALHGLEPGHSKTMMAAFIVAIRGTVKQAVMLGVAATLSHTAVVWLIALGGMYLSQQFTAESAEPWLQFISGIIILGTAIWMFWRTWRDERAWRQHQHSHDHGHDHHHHHHEHHHGSHHHDDHHEHAHHHHEHNHGHPHAGHPHDHALAHDEYQDAHERAHANEIRQRFANREATNGQILLFGLTGGLIPCPAAITVLLLCIQVKAFTLGAALVVCFSIGLALTLVAVGVGAALSVQRASRRWPGFATLMRRAPYFSSLLIAVVGVYMLLHGWARLPL; from the coding sequence ATGACGGATTTTTCCTTACTTTTGCAGCAGGGCGTGGCTAACGCCTGGCTGTTTATTCCCAGTGCGGTACTGTTAGGCGCGTTGCATGGCCTGGAGCCGGGGCATTCCAAGACCATGATGGCGGCGTTTATCGTGGCGATTCGCGGCACGGTGAAACAGGCGGTGATGCTGGGGGTTGCCGCTACGTTATCTCATACTGCGGTAGTCTGGCTGATTGCGCTGGGCGGTATGTACCTGAGCCAGCAATTTACCGCTGAATCCGCCGAACCCTGGCTGCAGTTTATTTCCGGCATCATTATTCTGGGGACCGCTATCTGGATGTTCTGGCGTACCTGGCGCGACGAGCGAGCATGGCGGCAACATCAGCATAGCCATGACCACGGCCATGATCATCACCATCACCACCACGAGCATCACCACGGCAGTCATCATCACGATGACCATCACGAACATGCCCATCATCACCATGAGCATAATCACGGCCACCCTCACGCCGGGCATCCGCATGACCACGCACTGGCTCATGATGAGTATCAGGATGCGCATGAGCGAGCGCACGCTAATGAGATACGCCAGCGTTTCGCCAACCGGGAAGCGACCAACGGACAAATTCTGCTGTTTGGCCTGACCGGCGGGCTGATTCCCTGCCCGGCGGCCATCACGGTGCTGCTGTTATGTATTCAGGTGAAGGCTTTTACGCTGGGGGCGGCGCTGGTAGTGTGTTTCAGTATCGGGCTGGCGTTGACGCTGGTGGCCGTAGGGGTCGGCGCAGCGCTCAGCGTGCAGCGGGCCAGCCGCCGCTGGCCGGGATTTGCCACGTTGATGCGTCGTGCGCCCTATTTCTCCAGCCTGCTGATCGCAGTAGTGGGCGTGTATATGCTGCTTCATGGCTGGGCGCGTTTGCCGTTATAG
- a CDS encoding MarR family winged helix-turn-helix transcriptional regulator, protein MARYLEVSDIVQQWRNERPDLDVEPMLVIGTLSRVSLLIDRALDKVFSKYKLSAREFDILATLRRRGAPYAISPSQIVNALMINNSTLTSRLDRLEQAGWLRRMPIEGDRRSVNIQLTDEGFALINRVVEEHVENERDILSPFSEEEKTHLRALLGRVEKHLVNNR, encoded by the coding sequence ATGGCACGCTACCTGGAAGTATCAGATATTGTTCAACAATGGCGCAATGAGCGCCCCGACCTCGATGTCGAGCCCATGCTGGTGATTGGCACCCTGTCCCGTGTCAGTCTGCTGATTGACCGCGCCCTGGACAAGGTATTCAGCAAATACAAACTGAGCGCCCGCGAGTTCGACATTCTGGCGACCCTGCGCAGACGAGGCGCGCCTTATGCCATCAGCCCGTCTCAGATCGTCAACGCACTGATGATCAACAACAGCACCCTGACCAGCCGGCTGGACAGGTTGGAGCAGGCTGGTTGGCTGCGTCGGATGCCGATTGAAGGCGACCGCCGTTCGGTCAACATCCAACTGACCGATGAGGGGTTTGCCCTGATCAATCGGGTGGTGGAAGAGCATGTGGAAAATGAACGCGACATTCTCTCGCCGTTCAGTGAAGAAGAAAAAACCCATCTGCGCGCCCTGCTGGGACGTGTTGAAAAACACCTGGTGAACAACCGCTAA
- a CDS encoding HAD family hydrolase: MKPLVIFDLDGTLVDTPSGIVSAFITALRDLSMPFEDRRAIRATIGLPLEKAFGQILALPVEDERVTAAVRQYQAVFREQVLPQAPGLVFPGVVEGLALLKGQGYTLAVATSKVFASAKALLEAAGLWSYFDLVLGADMVAHPKPHPEMGLLAMSRLGADAATTAMVGDTTHDLLMAKQAGMAAIGVTWGIHTTDQLKAAEPQVIVDTFSEVVGAAHALLKLSSSPVSYC; encoded by the coding sequence ATGAAACCACTTGTGATTTTTGATCTGGACGGCACGCTGGTCGACACGCCGAGCGGCATTGTTAGCGCGTTTATCACGGCGTTGCGCGATCTGTCGATGCCGTTTGAGGACCGGCGCGCCATTCGCGCCACTATCGGTTTGCCGCTGGAAAAAGCCTTTGGTCAGATTCTGGCGTTGCCGGTCGAGGATGAAAGGGTAACCGCCGCCGTCAGGCAGTATCAGGCCGTTTTCCGTGAGCAGGTGCTGCCGCAGGCGCCGGGGCTGGTCTTTCCCGGCGTGGTGGAGGGGCTGGCGCTGCTGAAAGGGCAAGGGTATACGCTGGCGGTCGCCACCAGCAAGGTATTCGCCAGTGCGAAAGCGCTGCTGGAGGCGGCCGGATTATGGTCGTATTTCGATCTGGTGCTGGGGGCGGACATGGTAGCGCACCCCAAACCGCATCCTGAAATGGGGCTGCTGGCGATGTCCCGTTTGGGCGCTGATGCGGCGACCACCGCGATGGTGGGCGACACCACGCACGATTTGCTGATGGCGAAACAGGCCGGCATGGCCGCTATTGGCGTCACCTGGGGGATTCATACCACCGACCAGTTAAAAGCGGCGGAACCGCAGGTGATTGTTGATACGTTTAGCGAGGTAGTCGGGGCTGCCCACGCGTTATTAAAACTGTCTTCTTCCCCGGTATCTTATTGTTGA